ATAATTAGGAGTGAAAAGTTAAGAATTAGAAGTTATTGTGTGTTGACAATTATGTGGTTGGTAGTTGCTAAGGCTCTGGAGTTGTAGGTTGTGACTCGCTAGGTGTTGACTCTGGAGTTGTAGGTTGTGACTCACTAGGTGTTGACTCTGGAGTTGTAGGTTGTGACTCACTAGGTGTTGACTCTGGAGTTATAGGTTGTGACTCGCTAGGTGCGGACTCTGGACTAGGTGTTGACTCTGGAGTTATAGGTTGTGACTCGCTAGGTGCGGACTCTGGACTAGGTGTTGACTCTGGAGTTGTAAGTTGTGACTCGCTAGGTGCGGACTCTGGACTAGGTGTTGACTCTGGAGTTGTAAGTTGTGACTCGCTAGGTGCGGACTCTGGACTAGGTGTTGACTCTGGAGTTATAGGTTGTGACTCGCTAGGTGCGGACTCTGGACTAGGTGTTGACTCTGGAGTTGTAGGTTGTGACTCGCTAGGTGCGGACTCTGGACTAGGTGTTGACTCTGGAGTTGTAGGTTGTAACTCGCTAGGTGCGGACTCTGGACTAGGTGTTGACTGTGGAGTTGTAGGTTGTAACTCGCTAGGTGCGGACTCTGGACTGGGTGTTGACTGTGGAGTATTTGTTTGAGTTGGCGGCTGACTAGGTGTTGACTGTGGAATATTCGTTTGAGTTGGCGACTGACTAGGTGTTGACTTTGGAGTACTCGTTTGTGACTGTGTTGAAGTTTTACTAGAATCAACACCAGTATTATTGTTCTGGGTGTTTAGGTTGCTGTTGTTACCATTTGTTTGACTCTGCTGCTGAGTATTTGTCGGGGCTTGTCCTGTATTTTTTGAGGAATTTGTTGACGAATTCTCTGTGATAACTTGATTACTGCGCGAATTTGAAGGACTAGTTAGCTGCACAAAAGAGGGATTTTCAATTAATCCGTTGCCGGTTATTGGCGGTTGTGCTTTCAAAGCCGCAGCAGTTTCAGCTTGGACGCTACTAATAGCATGATCAAGTGTAGGTGCAGGATTTTGCCTATTCAAATCCAGTTCACGAACTAGCTCGCTTGTTTCATAAAAATTTCTCAAATCAAAATCATAAAAGCTCTGAAATTCACCTTTAACTAAAACTATCAACTGCCCTGCTTGCAGCACCTGAGTTTGAGAAGCGTCCTTGTTATAAACTTCAATG
Above is a window of Nostoc sp. UHCC 0702 DNA encoding:
- a CDS encoding FecR domain-containing protein; its protein translation is MFCKSFLLSVIGLWGVLLLPLSNQASAITPLTRAEIQNLQNLVQLIPRNNQKIRPAKKLDAMIPGDGLSTGRASLADLRFNDGSLARIGEQAVFQFLPKTRDFRLSNGTVLLLIPPGRGRTRIQTPSAAAAIRGSALFVRYNKQTDTTIVGALTNSGIEVYNKDASQTQVLQAGQLIVLVKGEFQSFYDFDLRNFYETSELVRELDLNRQNPAPTLDHAISSVQAETAAALKAQPPITGNGLIENPSFVQLTSPSNSRSNQVITENSSTNSSKNTGQAPTNTQQQSQTNGNNSNLNTQNNNTGVDSSKTSTQSQTSTPKSTPSQSPTQTNIPQSTPSQPPTQTNTPQSTPSPESAPSELQPTTPQSTPSPESAPSELQPTTPESTPSPESAPSESQPTTPESTPSPESAPSESQPITPESTPSPESAPSESQLTTPESTPSPESAPSESQLTTPESTPSPESAPSESQPITPESTPSPESAPSESQPITPESTPSESQPTTPESTPSESQPTTPESTPSESQPTTPEP